One genomic segment of Panicum virgatum strain AP13 chromosome 2N, P.virgatum_v5, whole genome shotgun sequence includes these proteins:
- the LOC120659616 gene encoding AAA-ATPase At3g28610-like produces MAEPGKVVRWQRWAFSNLGSVFTNFGSLWLILAPLVSLVATYAPRRLFHTYFNLFLRRRARRVLNVVDPYVTVDVSEPGSDVRYSRYGPVSDSDSTYEEVKAYLSGAFWQNDARELRAEGAREGDGLVISMRDGQDVADEFRGVQLWWSSVVEKDVQGQRQGDRRFQRLTFHLRHRRLVVDEYLPHVRRRGREILFSNRRRRLYTNSRSRDSYSYEYKSWSYIDFDHPTTFDTLAMERAKKKEIMDDLDAFRKNRDFYRRTGKPWKRGYLLYGPPGTGKSTMVAAMANYLDYDIYDVELTVVNTNTDLRRLLIETTSKSIIVIEDIDCSLDLTGDRAKQRRRPGPPARADDAADDRPRNTVTLSGLLNFIDGLWSACGGERIVVFTTNHVDKLDPALIRRGRMDMHIEMSYCGFEAFQTLAKNYLGVDDHELFSSVEEVLREAELTPADVAECLMTASRVGAGEPSPCLEMLVDELKKRAEEKEKAAAETKAAAEEAEAAKAAAEANASELSRGNAR; encoded by the exons ATGGCCGAGCCGGGCAAGGTCGTGCGGTGGCAGCGGTGGGCGTTCTCCAACCTGGGCTCCGTGTTCACCAACTTCGGCTCGCTGTGGCTCATCCTGGCGCCGCTGGTGTCGCTGGTGGCCACCtacgcgccgcgccgcctgtTCCACACCTACTTCAAcctcttcctccgccgccgcgcccgccgggtCCTCAACGTAGTCGACCCCTACGTCACCGTCGACGTCTCGGAGCCCGGCTCCGACGTGCGCTACTCCCGGTACGGCCCCGTCTCCGATAGCGACAGCACCTACGAGGAGGTCAAGGCGTACCTGAGCGGCGCGTTCTGGCAGAACGACGCGCGCGAGCTCCGCGCCGAGGGCGCCAGGGAGGGCGACGGCCTCGTCATCAGCATGCGCGACGGCCAGGACGTCGCCGACGAGTTCCGCGGCGTCCAGCTCTGGTGGTCCTCCGTGGTGGAGAAGGACGTGCAGGGGCAGCGCCAGGGGGACCGCCGCTTCCAGCGCCTCACCTTCCACCTGCGCCACCGGAGGCTCGTCGTCGACGAGTACCTGCCCCAcgtccgccgccggggccgcgaGATCCTCTTCAGCAACCGCCGCCGCAGACTCTACACCAACAGCAGGTCACGCGACTCCTA CAGCTACGAATACAAGTCATGGAGCTACATCGACTTCGATCACCCGACGACGTTCGACACGCTGGCCATGGAGCGGGCCAAGAAGAAGGAGATCATGGACGACCTCGACGCGTTCCGGAAGAACAGGGACTTCTACCGGCGCACCGGCAAGCCGTGGAAGCGCGGGTACCTCCTCTACGGCCCGCCGGGCACCGGCAAGTCCACCATggtcgccgccatggccaacTACCTCGACTACGACATCTACGACGTCGAGCTCACCGTGGTGAACACCAACACCGACCTCCGCAGGCTCCTGATCGAGACCACCAGCAAGTCCATCATCGTCATCGAGGACATCGACTGCTCCCTCGACCTCACCGGCGACCGCGccaagcagcggcggcgccccgggCCGCCCGCCAGGGCCGACGACGCGGCCGACGACCGGCCCCGCAACACGGTGACCCTGTCCGGCCTGCTCAACTTCATCGACGGGCTGTggtcggcgtgcggcggcgagcggaTCGTCGTGTTCACCACCAACCACGTCGACAAGCTCGACCCGGCGCTGATCCGGCGCGGCAGGATGGACATGCACATCGAGATGTCCTACTGCGGCTTCGAGGCGTTCCAGACCCTGGCCAAGAACTACCTCGGCGTCGACGACCACGAGCTGTTCAGCTCCGTCGAGGAGGTGCTCCGGGAGGCGGAGCTCACGCCGGCCGACGTCGCCGAGTGCCTCATGACGGCCAgccgcgtcggcgccggcgagccttcCCCGTGCCTCGAGATGTTGGTCGACGAGCTGAAGAAGAGagcggaggagaaggagaaggcggcggcagagaccaaggcggcggcggaggaagcagaggcggccaaggcggcggcggaggcgaacgCCTCGGAACTGTCCCGTGGCAACGCACGGTAA
- the LOC120662330 gene encoding AAA-ATPase ASD, mitochondrial-like codes for MLLDFHLRPLIRRLLLFLDSYVTIDISGKPDYSTDRIKSSDAYEEVKAYLSPACARDTLELDGDGAPDGDGFVLSPREGQEVSDEFKGVAVRWASVRPARQSRDHHCLRLTFHRRHRELVVGEYLPHVRRRGRDAMFGNRRRRLYTNKKDMDYSSKVWSYIDFEHPTTFDTLAMHPEKKHRIMDDLDDFRSSREYYRRIGKAWKRGCSGDIVDGVNGVGDVAQTLLEHPLGVAAAFRMPLALSRAWNSHF; via the exons ATGCTCCTGGACTTCCACCTCCGGCCGCTCATCCGGCGGCTGCTCCTGTTCCTGGACTCCTACGTGACCATCGACATCTCCGGCAAGCCCGACTACTCCACGGACCGGATCAAGTCCAGCGACGCCTATGAGGAGGTGAAGGCGTACCTGAGCCCTGCGTGCGCGCGCGACACGCTCGAGCTCGACGGCGATGGCGCCCCCGACGGCGACGGCTTCGTGCTCAGCCCCCGCGAGGGGCAGGAGGTGTCCGACGAGTTCAAGGGCGTCGCCGTGAGGTGGGCGTCGGTGCGGCCCGCCAGACAGAGCCGCGACCACCACTGCCTCCGCCTCACGTTCCACCGGCGCCACCGGGAGCTCGTCGTCGGCGAGTACCTGCCGcacgtccgccgccgcggccgcgacgcCATGTTCGGGAACCGCCGCCGGAGGCTCTACACCAACAAGAAGGACATGGATTA TTCTAGTAAGGTGTGGAGCTACATTGACTTCGAGCACCCGACGACCTTCGACACCCTCGCCATGCACCCGGAGAAGAAGCACAGGATCATGGACGACCTCGACGATTTCCGCAGCAGCAGGGAGTACTACCGGCGCATCGGCAAGGCGTGGAAGAGAGG ATGCAGTGGTGACATCGTCGATGGCGTGAACGGCGTCGGGGATGTAGCGCAGACGCTCCTTGAACATCCTCTCGGGGTAGCGGCGGCCTTCAGGATGCCACTGGCACTGTCCCGGGCGTGGAACTCGCACTTCTGA